Genomic segment of Vicinamibacteria bacterium:
CCGTGTACCCGGAGTCGATCCACCCCTTGATCGATGTTTCCACGGCGTTTCGGTGCGGGCGGTAGAAGCGATCCAAGAGCTTCTCCCTCAGTTCGGCGTCCAGAGGGCCCGTGATCTCGGAAAAGAGACTCGGATGGTCCTCCGAGCGGTTCGTGTCCACGAGTAGCCGCGTGACCGACGTCGCACGTAGCTCGGCCCCAAGCCGTCGGGCGAGAAATTTTGCAGTCTCGATGGCCCCGCGGTCGTAGCCTCGATGACTTCTGAGGACGTGTCCTGCTCCGCGGAACAGCGCCTCGAAGCCGCGCGGGACACGGTTTCCCCCATGCTCGCAGGTCACCAGGAGACGGATCATGGCTCGGTAAAGGAATCACCAGTCTCGAGACACCGGCAGAGGGCTCGGAACACCTCCTCGATGTCTCGACGGTGCGGGCGAGTGCCCAGGGCTAAAAGCATTCGGCGCGCCAGGGGTCCACGCTCGAGAATGATGCGGAGGTGCTCGGCTTCGAGTCCGGCGAACGTGCCGGAAATCTCCTCGATCAGGTGAATCCAGAGCTCTTGGACCGTCGCATCCTTGCCGGGAAATCCGAAGCTCTCCAGGTAATTGCGGTCTCGCAGCACCGTACGTTCCGCGTCGCGGAGCGTTGCGCGAAAAATCTCGACCAGGGGATCGACCTTCCAGCTCCGCTGGTCGGCGTAGTCGGTCCACCTCTCCGCCACGATCGCCTTCACCGCCGCCGCGACCGCGCAGCAGACGGCAACGTCGGCCTGAGGGCACTCCTGCATGTCGAGCACGCGGATCTCGATGGCGTCACGGGGAAACTGCGCGATGGCGCCGCGAGCGTTGAGCCATGGATGACGTAACGTGCCCGCGGGATCGTGAGACTCGATGTCGCGATAAATCGGCTCGAAGATCTCCTTCTCGTACTCGCTGCGGGTAAAAACCGGCTCGGGAACGACCCGGCCGGCGACCGAGGGAATGGCTTCGGAGTTGGTTCGGTAGACCTCGAGGCGGGTGTCGAGCAGTCCTGTCAACTCCCCCTCCAAGACCGGCGTGCTCGCCGCGAGCCCGGCCATCACCGGAAGCAGCAGCCGAATCGCCGCATGGAGCCGGCCGAACTCCTCGTCGTCCCCGAAGGACAAGTTGAGCTGGACGCTCTGGAGATTGGCCCATCCATGTCGGCGGCAGTCGAAGACGCGGTCGAACGCCTGGTAGATCTCGGATCCCTCGTGGGGCCACAGGCGAGTCTCCTCCCGAGGATTCATGAAGGGATGGGCCCCGCTCGGCATCAGCTGGGCGTTCATCGGCTCGAGGAATCGATTCATTCTCCGTACGTGCTCGGCGAACAAAGGGCCGAGCTCGGCGAGCGTCGAGCTGGGGTGGGTATTCTTGAGCTCGACGAGGTGCATCACCAGCTCGTTCGACCAGGAGATGGTGTCGACTTCGACTTCGCAGACCGTCTCACCCGCGATCCCTCGCAGAACCAGGTCCGAAATCGGGGCCACTGCCAGATCCTCGGAGCGGACGAGGATGTACTCGAGCTCCACCCCATAGCCTTCGAATAGGCGGAGGGGATCGTTGCGGCTCATGGCCGGCTAGCCTCGGATTTCTTGTGCTCGATACGGGCGAGGAACATTCCGGCGACCCTGCGGTAGAGCTCGTCGCGGAGCACCTGATCCTCGACTCCGGATTCGACGCTCGGGTTGTCGTTCACTTCCATGACGAGGCATTCGTCTCCGATCTCTTTGGCGTCCACCCCGTAAAACCCATCGCCAATGAGCCCGGCGGCTTTTTCCGCCACCCGCACGACCTTGCGCGGTGCCAGCTCGACCGGGAGGGTTTCCCAGGGTCCAGCCTTGCTCTTGCCCGTTCCTTCGTGTTTGTAGATCTGCCAGTGCTTCTTGGCCATGAAATACTTGCAGGCGAACAGCGGCCTGCGGTTCAAAACACCGATCCGCCAATCGAACTCCGTCGGCACGAATT
This window contains:
- a CDS encoding N-formylglutamate amidohydrolase, producing the protein MIRLLVTCEHGGNRVPRGFEALFRGAGHVLRSHRGYDRGAIETAKFLARRLGAELRATSVTRLLVDTNRSEDHPSLFSEITGPLDAELREKLLDRFYRPHRNAVETSIKGWIDSGYTVVHVASHSFTPVLEGKVRHADVSWLYDPQRREEREFVHRWRAALRTLRPDLRLRRNYPYRGSADGLTTHLRRAVPESSYIGIELEVNQRLAAGTLRHVLAESLGDTLGTRAATRR
- a CDS encoding glutamate-cysteine ligase family protein, giving the protein MSRNDPLRLFEGYGVELEYILVRSEDLAVAPISDLVLRGIAGETVCEVEVDTISWSNELVMHLVELKNTHPSSTLAELGPLFAEHVRRMNRFLEPMNAQLMPSGAHPFMNPREETRLWPHEGSEIYQAFDRVFDCRRHGWANLQSVQLNLSFGDDEEFGRLHAAIRLLLPVMAGLAASTPVLEGELTGLLDTRLEVYRTNSEAIPSVAGRVVPEPVFTRSEYEKEIFEPIYRDIESHDPAGTLRHPWLNARGAIAQFPRDAIEIRVLDMQECPQADVAVCCAVAAAVKAIVAERWTDYADQRSWKVDPLVEIFRATLRDAERTVLRDRNYLESFGFPGKDATVQELWIHLIEEISGTFAGLEAEHLRIILERGPLARRMLLALGTRPHRRDIEEVFRALCRCLETGDSFTEP